One region of Vitis vinifera cultivar Pinot Noir 40024 chromosome 1, ASM3070453v1 genomic DNA includes:
- the LOC100247873 gene encoding synaptotagmin-2 isoform X2: protein MVLQSTSASFHFSQIFNACSCETTPWNLNFPPIVFSKKRKRFCRRKRVFLACAIPSDRRRGNFNVQLASSTSRGAKIFVVNRFSEEFNDGEGSQESSVQMGSQFTNFQEDPIVDKLRTQLGVIHPIPSPPINRNIVGLFGFFFLIGVVFDKVWTSGKKKKSNIEQGRSGIWPQVPTSFSLLLEKDLQRKESVEWVNMVLGKLWKVYRGGIENWLIGLLQPVIDNLKKPDYVQRVEIKQFSLGDEPLSVRNVERRTSRRANDLQYQIGLRYTGGARMLLMLSLKFSIIPIVVPVGVRDFDIDGELWVKLRLIPTEPWVGAVSWAFVSLPKIKVELSPFRLFNLMAIPVLSMFLKKLLTEDLPRLFVRPKKTVLDFQKGKAVGPVENALTGEMQEGNRDFVGELSVTLVDARKLSYVFYGKTDPYVTLSIGDQKIRSKKNSQTTVIGPPGEPIWNQDFHMLVANPRKQKLLIQVKDSLGFADLTIGTGEVDLGSLKDTVPTDRIVVLQGGWGLFRRGSSGEILLRLTYKAYVEDEEDDKTEAESMDTDVSDDEMSDSEEVDATFEQSQRGTLNGTDKESFMDLLAALIVSEEFQGIVASETGSMQPSDDVPSLDPTILRSIGVTSELKPSNPNSDSEISGGTTLLWLSVITSTAVLIALSMGGSSLFNP from the exons ATGGTTTTGCAGTCTACTTCTGCGAGCTTCCATTTCTCGCAGATTTTCAATGCTTGCTCCTGTGAAACCACTCcgtggaatttgaatttcccACCCATTGTTTTCTCCAAGAAAAGGAAGAGATTTTGCCGAAGGAAAAGGGTTTTTCTGGCTTGTGCGATTCCCTCTGACCGCCGACGCGGGAATTTCAATGTCCAATTGGCCAGTTCCACCAGCCGTGGAGCGAAAATCTTTGTGGTAAATCGATTCTCCGAGGAATTCAATGATGGGGAAGGGTCCCAAGAATCCTCAGTTCAAATGGGTTCACAATTCACCAACTTCCAAGAAGACCCAATTGTGGATAAGCTCAGGACTCAACTGGGTGTGATCCACCCCATCCCTTCGCCTCCCATTAATCGCAACATTGTTGGATTATTTGGGTTCTTTTTCTTGATTGGAGTAGTTTTCGATAAGGTATGGACAtcggggaagaagaagaaatcgAACATTGAGCAGGGGCGGTCCGGGATTTGGCCACAGGTGCCCACCAGTTTTTCCTTGCTTTTGGAAAAGGATTTGCAGAGGAAGGAGTCAGTAGAATGGGTGAACATGGTTTTGGGGAAGTTGTGGAAGGTGTACCGAGGTGGGATTGAGAATTGGCTCATTGGGTTGCTTCAGCCCGTCATTGACAATCTGAAGAAACCCGATTACGTGCAAAGAGTTGAAATTAAGCAGTTCTCCTTAGGGGATGAGCCGTTGTCAGTTAGGAATGTCGAGCGCAGAACTTCTCGTCGGGCCAATGATTTGCA GTATCAAATAGGCCTCCGTTATACAGGTGGGGCTCGAATGCTGTTAATGCTGTCACTTAAATTCAGCATCATCCCCATTGTTGTGCCAGTTGGTGTTCGTGATTTTGACATTGATGGGGAACTTTGGGTTAAATTGCGGTTGATTCCAACAGAGCCTTGGGTTGGAGCTGTTTCATGGGCTTTTGTTTCgcttccaaaaataaaagttgaatTGTCACCATTTCGCTTGTTCAATCTAATGG CAATTCCTGTTCTTTCAAT GTTTTTGAAAAAACTTCTCACTGAGGATTTGCCTCGACTTTTTGTACGTCCTAAGAAGACCGTTTTAgatttccaaaaaggaaaagcaGTTGGTCCTGTTGAAAATGCTTTAACGGGAGAAATGCAAGAAGGAAACAGGGACTTTGTTGGAGAACTATCGGTGACACTTGTAGATGCGCGGAAGCTCTCTTATGTTTTCTATG GTAAAACGGATCCTTACGTCACTCTAAGCATAGGAGATCAGAAAATACGTAGTAAAAAGAACAGTCAGACCACTGTCATTGGGCCTCCTGGTGAGCCAATTTGGAATCAG GATTTTCATATGCTTGTTGCAAATCCTAGAAAACAGAAATTACTAATCCAAGTGAAGGATTCTCTTGGATTTGCAGACCTGACAATTGGCACGGGAGAG GTTGATCTGGGATCTCTTAAAGATACTGTACCAACAGACAGGATAGTGGTCTTGCAAGGAGGCTGGGGTCTATTTAGGAGAGGTTCTTCTGGGGAAATATTACTTCGACTGACATATAAGGCATATGTTGAGGATGAAGAAGATGACAAGACAGAGGCAGAATCCATGGATACAGATGTTTCGGATGACGAGATGTCCGATTCTGAGGAAGTAGATGCTACCTTTGAGCAGAGTCAAAGGGGAACCTTGAATGGAACAGATAAAGAATCATTTATGGATCTTCTAGCAGCTTTGATTGTGAGTGAGGAATTTCAAGGGATTGTGGCATCTGAAACGGGAAGTATGCAACCTTCTGATGATGTTCCAAGTTTGGACCCAACAATATTAAGATCGATTGGCGTTACTTCTGAACTTAAACCTTCTAATCCAAATAGTGATTCTGAAATTTCTGGAG GAACAACATTATTATGGCTTTCTGTGATCACAAGTACTGCTGTGCTAATTGCCCTCTCCATGGGGGGTTCAAGTTTATTCAATCCCTAA
- the LOC100247873 gene encoding synaptotagmin-2 isoform X1 produces the protein MVLQSTSASFHFSQIFNACSCETTPWNLNFPPIVFSKKRKRFCRRKRVFLACAIPSDRRRGNFNVQLASSTSRGAKIFVVNRFSEEFNDGEGSQESSVQMGSQFTNFQEDPIVDKLRTQLGVIHPIPSPPINRNIVGLFGFFFLIGVVFDKVWTSGKKKKSNIEQGRSGIWPQVPTSFSLLLEKDLQRKESVEWVNMVLGKLWKVYRGGIENWLIGLLQPVIDNLKKPDYVQRVEIKQFSLGDEPLSVRNVERRTSRRANDLQYQIGLRYTGGARMLLMLSLKFSIIPIVVPVGVRDFDIDGELWVKLRLIPTEPWVGAVSWAFVSLPKIKVELSPFRLFNLMAIPVLSMFLKKLLTEDLPRLFVRPKKTVLDFQKGKAVGPVENALTGEMQEGNRDFVGELSVTLVDARKLSYVFYGKTDPYVTLSIGDQKIRSKKNSQTTVIGPPGEPIWNQDFHMLVANPRKQKLLIQVKDSLGFADLTIGTGEVDLGSLKDTVPTDRIVVLQGGWGLFRRGSSGEILLRLTYKAYVEDEEDDKTEAESMDTDVSDDEMSDSEEVDATFEQSQRGTLNGTDKESFMDLLAALIVSEEFQGIVASETGSMQPSDDVPSLDPTILRSIGVTSELKPSNPNSDSEISGDSSFAGTTLLWLSVITSTAVLIALSMGGSSLFNP, from the exons ATGGTTTTGCAGTCTACTTCTGCGAGCTTCCATTTCTCGCAGATTTTCAATGCTTGCTCCTGTGAAACCACTCcgtggaatttgaatttcccACCCATTGTTTTCTCCAAGAAAAGGAAGAGATTTTGCCGAAGGAAAAGGGTTTTTCTGGCTTGTGCGATTCCCTCTGACCGCCGACGCGGGAATTTCAATGTCCAATTGGCCAGTTCCACCAGCCGTGGAGCGAAAATCTTTGTGGTAAATCGATTCTCCGAGGAATTCAATGATGGGGAAGGGTCCCAAGAATCCTCAGTTCAAATGGGTTCACAATTCACCAACTTCCAAGAAGACCCAATTGTGGATAAGCTCAGGACTCAACTGGGTGTGATCCACCCCATCCCTTCGCCTCCCATTAATCGCAACATTGTTGGATTATTTGGGTTCTTTTTCTTGATTGGAGTAGTTTTCGATAAGGTATGGACAtcggggaagaagaagaaatcgAACATTGAGCAGGGGCGGTCCGGGATTTGGCCACAGGTGCCCACCAGTTTTTCCTTGCTTTTGGAAAAGGATTTGCAGAGGAAGGAGTCAGTAGAATGGGTGAACATGGTTTTGGGGAAGTTGTGGAAGGTGTACCGAGGTGGGATTGAGAATTGGCTCATTGGGTTGCTTCAGCCCGTCATTGACAATCTGAAGAAACCCGATTACGTGCAAAGAGTTGAAATTAAGCAGTTCTCCTTAGGGGATGAGCCGTTGTCAGTTAGGAATGTCGAGCGCAGAACTTCTCGTCGGGCCAATGATTTGCA GTATCAAATAGGCCTCCGTTATACAGGTGGGGCTCGAATGCTGTTAATGCTGTCACTTAAATTCAGCATCATCCCCATTGTTGTGCCAGTTGGTGTTCGTGATTTTGACATTGATGGGGAACTTTGGGTTAAATTGCGGTTGATTCCAACAGAGCCTTGGGTTGGAGCTGTTTCATGGGCTTTTGTTTCgcttccaaaaataaaagttgaatTGTCACCATTTCGCTTGTTCAATCTAATGG CAATTCCTGTTCTTTCAAT GTTTTTGAAAAAACTTCTCACTGAGGATTTGCCTCGACTTTTTGTACGTCCTAAGAAGACCGTTTTAgatttccaaaaaggaaaagcaGTTGGTCCTGTTGAAAATGCTTTAACGGGAGAAATGCAAGAAGGAAACAGGGACTTTGTTGGAGAACTATCGGTGACACTTGTAGATGCGCGGAAGCTCTCTTATGTTTTCTATG GTAAAACGGATCCTTACGTCACTCTAAGCATAGGAGATCAGAAAATACGTAGTAAAAAGAACAGTCAGACCACTGTCATTGGGCCTCCTGGTGAGCCAATTTGGAATCAG GATTTTCATATGCTTGTTGCAAATCCTAGAAAACAGAAATTACTAATCCAAGTGAAGGATTCTCTTGGATTTGCAGACCTGACAATTGGCACGGGAGAG GTTGATCTGGGATCTCTTAAAGATACTGTACCAACAGACAGGATAGTGGTCTTGCAAGGAGGCTGGGGTCTATTTAGGAGAGGTTCTTCTGGGGAAATATTACTTCGACTGACATATAAGGCATATGTTGAGGATGAAGAAGATGACAAGACAGAGGCAGAATCCATGGATACAGATGTTTCGGATGACGAGATGTCCGATTCTGAGGAAGTAGATGCTACCTTTGAGCAGAGTCAAAGGGGAACCTTGAATGGAACAGATAAAGAATCATTTATGGATCTTCTAGCAGCTTTGATTGTGAGTGAGGAATTTCAAGGGATTGTGGCATCTGAAACGGGAAGTATGCAACCTTCTGATGATGTTCCAAGTTTGGACCCAACAATATTAAGATCGATTGGCGTTACTTCTGAACTTAAACCTTCTAATCCAAATAGTGATTCTGAAATTTCTGGAG ACTCTTCATTTGCAGGAACAACATTATTATGGCTTTCTGTGATCACAAGTACTGCTGTGCTAATTGCCCTCTCCATGGGGGGTTCAAGTTTATTCAATCCCTAA